The window GCAGCGTCGGCGTGACTCGCAACCAACGGAAGATGCGTGGTGCCCATCactgtcgtcatcgtcacgGCCGATACTAAGAGATGGCGACGAGCATTCTTTGGACCGGCGACGTCTTCGTCGCGGATACTGGTTGTTTTGGACTGGCACACAGTGTTAATGAACCTCCGTACGGACGATTGTCGTCCACGGAATCCCACGCCGTCTGGCGATTGGTGGACGTTGTGCGGAAACGCCAATGCCAATCCTGCCCAGCCGACCAAACCTACCAGTCTCCGGAACGCACTCATCGTTACTCTCATATTGAGCCTTCTGACTCGTCTCTTCCTTAACAGTAGGTCGATATCACCAATCCTATCGGTTGGGTACGGAGTATCGTACGCTCCACACGCCAAAGCCTTGTGCGATGAGGGCGATCAATATTCGTCGTGTGTTGGTGTGTCGTGACAAACCAGAGACGTGACTCACAGTCCAAAAAAGAGAGATtgccttacagttacattacTGTTGGCAGTtccacttacagttagttgacAGTGCTATCACTGTCGGCAGTACCAGTACGGCGGGTGGGACGAAGATGAGCAGCAAACTCTAGGGCGAGGGTTGGCTCAACTATCTATCTATACGCGTATCTCCTTGATAATATTTCATGTACAGACCTAGGATTCGTCAGTCAGTAACAAACCGATGGATAAGGATGGTAGGGCGGGCTGTTTGCGAACGGGACGCGTCgatactaactgtaagactGGGAATCTAGCGGGACCGATCCCGAAACTACCTTTTACACATGTCCAGCTATCTTTGCACCACTAACCTTGGTTACTACCAATGCACCCAACATTGTTGATTATAGCAAAGCAGAGGTTGTGGACAAGATTGTGTTTCAATTTACAATAACTCCTTTCTCAAAACCGCCAGGACGCTGACGGCGCCCTGTGAAATGGTTCTCGCGATTCGAGGCATGTGGTCACACAACGCCTCGTTCTCTAATGATTGTCCATCCACGAAAGTCTACACATTCACCAGATTTCTGTGTGCAACCGATGCGTGTCCCACGTAACTAATGcgttttcgcaaaagttGATCTGGTATGGGAAAAAGCAAGCTGGAGAAAAATTATAGGAACGGCAGTAGTCAACAGATCCGATTCGGTTCCAAAGAAGAGTAATTTGCGGTTGAGTTGATGGTAAACAGGAAAGATCGCGGCAGTAGGCAGTCCAAACAAGCTTCAGCGCTTTGACTCGACGCCATGCACAACATACGGACAAGGGCTATCCAAGCCTTGAAACCTACAATCCGACAAGCTCTCGCCAAAAATGATCTCTTCGATACGATGCCATGTTCTGTGTTTCTTCATTGCAGCTTCCCTTCCTTTGCGGGCAATGGAGAGCCGCTCTTCCGTGTGCGTAAGGTAGTACTGGATCAAAGACAATAAACTATCCGCGCTCTCATATTCAACAACCGAAGTGCCATTCTCTAGACCTGCCGGCATTCCCAGAACGCGATCCGTCAAAACCAAAGCGCCACCAACCAGAGCTTCCATAAGTCGGTAGTGGTCTTCCCATCGATCCCTTTGTgagacaacaacaatcttGGTCTCCAACAAGGACTCAATATAATCAGATGCGACACCACGACGACCTTTGCGAACCGCTTCGCCCTTCAGTCCAACAAAAACGTTAAAATTTGTATTTTtcccaaaagcaaaaagaagcTTACTGATCTCCTGGCGTAAAAGCGATCCAACTGTACCAACCTTGTCTAGGTCTCTTTGATGAGGCCAGTAATGAGCTACATCTACGTCGCGTTGCAAACGCTCTATAGGATCAGCCAGCGTCATGTTGCGCTTCCGCagggcttcttccaaaaacttCACCGTATCAGTTCGAACAACCAGAGGCGTGTGCCGGTAGATGATACCGCTCTTCATCATATTCAACTTTTCGCCCGTTTCCACCCATTTCTTTGCTTCATTCCAGCGCCGATTGTGCACTATTGACCGACTTGTGTAGCGAACGTTCGCTTTACCAACCTCAGCTTCTACATTTTGGCATCTCGGTAGAGATGGTCCATCGGTGAAGGCGGCAATGAAGATTGGCCACTGCTCCGGCAGCCCTTTCTCGCGCCGCATAtttttggcctttttgatGTGTTTGGTGTATTCCTGACACCATTCTTTCCAAGGAAAGCCCCAACCAATGTCCCCAAGCCAAACAACGTTGGGATGAAAATCCAACATATCTTCGCTAAGCCTCAAATACGACGACTCGCTAATACCGTTTTCCTCGATGTGCTGATGTTCAGCCGTCCTGATGCCGTGTTCCAAGTACGGCCACGCGACGACATGAAGTGGAAGTATATCAGTAATGTTTTTCTCATCAATTTTTCGGAGCAAATCTGCCGGCCTGGTCGGCTCACTTTGTATGGCGCTTGTCTCGTCATCATCAGGACTGGCTTcatccttctctttcccCTCATGAAGACGAGAGGCATGCTTTTGAATGTGCCGTAGCCATCTCTGGTCCATCGCGGGATTCAGAGCGAGGGGACGAAATCCCTGCGCCAATGGTGTCTCCAATCCTGCATCTTTGCCAGTTCCGCATTCCTTGTGAAGGATTTCCCCATCGTCGCCCCTTCGCAGAAAACAGCCGTCCTCCGGAAACAAATGAGCATGCTGCGGAAGAGCCGCGACAATGGGATTTACAAACACTTTCATAGACAGCCAAATATGCTGAGCATTGTGGGGCTTTCCGTCTGGACCGGTGTTGTTCGCCCAAGATTTTTCTTCTCTGGCCCATTTCCGGACTTGCGTGGTAAGGCTTGCATCGTATTTGAACCCGTAGGCTTCATACTTTCGAATCCACCACTCGTCTCCATGTACTTCGACATGATGCCAGCCTCCCCACTGAGAAGTGGAAACAAAAATCAGTGCCGCCTTGCGGAAGGCCGTAACGTAGTTGAAATGATACTGGACGTTGACGTGTTCCAGAAACTCGACGGCCCAGGCAGCATCGTAGGTCTTGGCGGGCCACCAAGGTCCTCGCGAAAAGTCGTGTTCCACCACTAGGGTTGCGGGATCCGGAAGTACGGACCGTTCGATCGCGTCGTGTGACCCTTCTACACACAGAACATCGACGCCGTGCATGAGAAACCACGCCGTGGAGGTACCGCGTCCGCATCCCACATCCAAAAGCGAATGCACCCCGTAGTCTTGGATCATGTGTTTCCAAGTGTGAGGACTGACGCCCATGCCGTCGTATTCCGTAAATCCACCGAGGTGCTTCTGGTCTCCGTGTCCACCGTACCCTTTCCGCTGGTTGTCGACACCATTGGTGCGTAGCGATGGTAGAATTGGAGCCTGGCCCTTGGGGATGGCCAACGGGTTTTGTTCGTCCCAGCCGACGGTGGACTGCAATGAAGGCAGCATTGATTCTAAAGGTTCGTAGTAggtggacgaagacggaaGCTGCTGTGTAGAGTGAAGTAGCAGAATTAAGCAACCACCGAAACAGAGCATGAATATCCACGCGCTGGGGGAAGAGCCCGTATTCTTGCTGCGTCGAACTCCAATACGAGAGTGTTCCTTTGTCAGTGCAGATATTGACGGCGGCGTTCCTGTAGCTTGCCGTAAACGACGGGACCGCTCAGACTGTGACTCCATTTTGAAATACTTTCGTGTGCTTGGACAGTAATTGTTTTTTCCATTGGCCGGTTTCGCAAGACGGATCGAGTAGAGAGCTTTTTTCACTTGATCCATATGTGTTTTCTCAGATCTCCGCACCGAAATGCTGCTTTTTTTCGAGGGCGTGCAACAACTTTACATGTCGCATTTTCGCAAAGGGGAAGTACGCTGATAGAAACACAACACATGAAACTCTATTATCGACCCCTCTTGCGCACTAATAAATGAAAACGGAATAAGCTAGTACTTATTAACGACGACACTCCTTAGACGATAGCGCGACAATGAATGCTCTTGGTCAAGCTAGCTTGCTTGTCGGAGTTGATATTCAcaggggcgtgccgcaaagccTTGAATGTGAGTCCCGAAAAATAACGACCAGTCATTAAGTATTTAAAGGAGCTCGGTTGTAATTATGATCGTATCCGGCTGGCGTTTCTAATGTCCGCTGAGaattttgcagaaaaaaattagagtcgttttcgaaatccgatTCTAATTGTTTTAGCAAAAATAACCGTAAAGGGCAACTAGAACGCCAGCTTGGTCGCTGACATTTTAAATGTTTAATGAAAACATTaaaaatgaccaaaagaTTTTTACTAGAGactgacattttgcttttgcggcacgccccAGGCAATTTGTACAGACTTTTTGTCTATGCTAGCTAGTCGTAGGGTTGTTGAAAATGAGAGTGTCCCTCGACAGAAATATGATTAAATGTAAGTACTGTGTTTCAGTAATAGCAGCTAAGGTTTTACTCATATCGACTTAGTATCTTCTCAGAAAAAAAAAACCTCTAATATGGGCGACTTATGTACTTCACAGTAATGAACAAGACCACCTACTCTGGCATTTTCAACTTACTCTGATTAATATTCACTACTAGAGTCTTTTGTAACGTGTGCTTACACGTAGAGCAAGAGTTCTCACAATACAAAAAAAGCACAAATCGTCTTTTTTCTGGAGAAAATTGGGGTGAACAATCAATAGGTCAGTGTGAGACTTCAGTTAAGCGACATATTCTCATTCGGATTGGGCCAATATAAGGATTGTATAAGTTTGCAATGAAGTCCTACACTTCAGATCAAAGGTGTGAGGTAGCAGCTAATTTTTGGAATGCAGCTGAAAAAGGATGAAAAACACAAACTGTTTGACGAATCGGTGAGAAATGACCGTGTCATCCAATTGCGTACATGTCGTATGGCAGCAAAATTTATGAGAATAACTCCAAAACACACAAATATGTGCACAAACAAATTTGCATATATTCGGTTTGTTcctttttgaagaagaggTTCCAAAAGCTCAGAGAATCACACAAGCCCACCAAAAACTTTCTATTGTGAATTCTGACTTGAAGAGATGGAAGGCGCTGCCCGATAAAACATTTTTTGGGCGAAAGCTCTGGAAGCGTCGCAAGTGGGTACATTTAAAGCATTGGGGACGACCAAATGCACATACAGACGACAAATAGAAAAGGCAATCTAAAAATCACTACCCACAAAGCAGAAAGATCTCTGTCAGACCGCTGTCAGTCATTTTGTGGAAGAGCCAGACTGGTTGGACAGCTGGCTACTCAGAGATCCCATTGTACAGGTTTGTATTTGCTCTACTGGTGCAGCCCAAAAGCCTGCATGAACAATGCGAGACTTTCGCATCAAGCCATTTTCGCCAGTTAATTTTCCTCTACATTAGTCTGTTGTTGCCGGATTCGGTCCTACGTTGTCCACTCTGCTTCCTTTATGCTAGGAGATCTTATCAGAGATCACGCGCCGACTCGACGTAGAACACGTGGTATAATCACTGCGAGACCGTTAAACCCACCCATATAGACAGGATAGTTTGTGTCTCACTGGGGCATGCCTCAACGCCACAAGCATAAATAGCCCAAaatgggttgtttttaacgcttttaactttaaaaagcggtaatttccggtaggcgttaaaattacgaagtTAGCTATgttcggaatcaaatccacttaaGGATTAGAACTCagtcccggatttcgtgaaggattctgaatccttcactaatttagtgaaggatttaatgaaggatttagtgaaggatttacaattagattttgaaacgaccgtgacttgggagacgaaaaaataGCCAGTAGTTCCTGTCTttcctttactgttagcaggCGCTGTacaaatctccaaaaggcGTCTATTACAGTTTTACTTGAACAATATACGCAAATGCACAGGCCGTGTGAGCGTTGGAGTCTCGCCGCGACGTCGGGAAAAAATTTCATGTTGTTCAAGCGCTGCGAGTTCAGCCTTGGCGAAGggacgcggaggaggatctgcaggaAGGGGTCGTGGCAAAACAGGAGGGCGAGGACTTCATATGCAAAGGCACAGTTTGTGTGAGCATTTGAGTATTGCCGCAATGTCGGGAATAATGTAGGGTTGTTCGAGCGCTGCGAGTTCAGCCTCGGCGACGGGAtgcggaggaggatctgcaggaCGAGGTCGCGGCAAAACAGGAGGGCGAGGTCCCAAGCGCAAGGCCGATGCTTCCGTATTGACGGTAACAGGAGCTTTCACTCCTAGCTACCACACtgagacagcagcaacgcaagCAAAATGCTTCCTGTAAAGGATCAACGGCACACATTCGGGGAACGGACGTGGAGATTCCTATGGCGGCAGCGGCCCCTACCGGCGTTCGTCGTAGCTTTCAATCATTACAGATCTCCCAGGACATTTATGGGAAAGCTGCGAGGGTAAAGGCCAATGACAATATTGTCGGGATAAAGTGGACATCAACGGGGACGATCCGCCACCGTTGTAGCGTGCgcgactcgagtcgctcCTCACTCGCAGTGTCACCCAGGGATCGACAACTACCAGTCTCAATATTGATGCTATGCATCTGTACTATCACACCGCAGGCTGTCAGCGTATCTATCATCAGATTAAGGCCTGTCCAATGGAGCTGGTCCCCCTCATGGACTTATGCGTCCAGtgcgaaaagaaatggaaagacagggactactgactgtgagtactttttgttgatcaaactcctggtaaggacaacgtctcaccagaagttcaatcgcctactgctaaaagacaagtcgcttccgtcccacacacaacgaatcacagccccacagtccctacaaatatccaagagtacaatgtagactcataatcttcgtagttcatcgttttcctcaactgtgatcttcatcgtcattttgtgttcttcaatagaactacgaagcaaccccacCGTTTCCTGTTCCCAGCCCTACCCTACCGCTCTCCCGCATTCTCGTCAGTCCCGATGTCGACCTCCCCTCAGTTCAACCTGAGTGCTTTCCCTCACAAAGTTCTCGATCCGATCGCCACTCTCACCTCTCCGCCCACATGCGCCTCCATCAAGCTTGCCCAACGTCAGCTCAGTGCCAACGCTGCCGCCATTCCCTCTCtcaatggcggcggcgcccACGGCCACATGGCCTTAACTCTGACCCCCGCGGCCTACTCCGACCTCACCGACGTTCCGTTCGTCATCCCCGTCGCCCCGCCTGCCGATCCGGTTCCTGGCACCATCCAACCGCAAATCGCTGAGAACAATCGCATCCACCAACGCGACATTGCCGTTCACAGTTTGTACGTTGCCGTCAACAACGCCCTCCGTCAACAGCTTCTCGACGCCATCCCCCGCGTCTACGTCCGCGAAATCGAACACGAAATCTACGCCTACAGCCATATCACCTGCCTCGACCTTCTGACCCACCTCTGGACCACCTACGGTACGATCTCGGCCACCGACTTGAAAGAAAACATTCAATCTATGTACAAGCCGTGGAATCCTGCGGATCCCATTGAAACTGTGTTCCATCAGCTCGCCGATGCCATACGCGTTCTCCATTGCCGGCGACAATCCCATCACCGAAACGGCTGCCGTGCGAGCCGGCTACAACGTCTTCGAACACTCCGGTCTTTTTCCCTGTGCCTGCGAAAATTGGCGCTTTGCTCCCCCCGCCGAGCACACCATGGCCAACCTCAAAACCCACTTTAAGCTTGCCAACACCAATTGAAAACGACAGGCCACCAGTGGTTCCCTTGGCTATGCCAACCTTCTCTCTGCCACACCCTCCGTGTCCCCGCCTCCACCATCCGACGCCCTCAGTTTGCCTTTCTCTGCTCTCTCCGTGTCACACGCCTCCGTTGCCACCCCGGCTAAAAcctattgctggacccacGGCACCAGCAACAATCGTCGGCACACCAGTGCCACTTGCCAGAACAAGGCACCCGgccatcgcgacgacgcgacggccACCAACACTCTTGGCGGCTCGACCAAGGTTTGGATGGCCCCCAAGCCCCccaaataggaaagagggacggctacATTGATGGCTAACTCTAGTAATACCGATTATttaaatcatattactagtcttaattcatctgtagtcccctccccgcctagtTTACACACCTCGGCCATTGCTGACACTGGTTGCACCGGCCATTACATCTCCATTTCCTGTCCGCATTCCGACCGCAAACCTTCTCGTCCCAGCCTTGCCGTCCGCGTCCCAAACGGCGCCGTTCTCCACTCCAGCCACACGCTTCTTGCCTGCCGCTTGCCAAGCCCACATCTTTCCCGGGCTCGCCTCCCACCCCCTCCTTTCGATTGGCCAACTCTGCGACGACGGTTACCTCCCCCAGCTCAGGTCCGCTTTGCCATCCCTCTCATCACGGCTGAACACACCCCACCCCTTCTGAGGGTGCCCACACCAAAGCCAccacttccgagggtgcccaccaCCGCCACCTATCATTCTCAAACAGGCAATCCCGGTCGCCGGCGTCGCCAAACACGCAAGTCTCCGGCAACCGCAACCCTAGTTCCGGCCACCCACACCACACCCGCCATTCATCGTCCCCGCCACTgccaacgccgtcgttgACCCCGCTACCGGCGCCTATTTAGAATATCGCCATCTTCGTTCAGGCCCTGATGCTCCCGACTGGATTCAGGctgccgccaacgaaatcgGCCGTCTGACCGACGGTAACCCGCCCAGCAGCACCACAGGCAGCCAGACAATGCACTTCATCGCACATAATGCCATTCCTCCcggtcgcaaggcaacctacTTGCGCATGTCGCTAGCATTCGCCCACAGAAAGCGGaacccaagcgcatccgTTTTACCGTTGGTGGCAACCTAGTTCAGTACCCCGGCAAGGTTAGCACCCCTATGGCCGACATCACCACTGCCAAGATCCTCTTCAACAGTGTCCTTTCCACACCTGCCGCCAAATTCATGTGCATcgacatcaaggatttctatcttggGACACCCATGGCTCGctacgaatacatgcgcatccccGTCCCCGATATTCCACCAACCATTTTGGCTCAGTACCAGTTAGCTCCgctcattcacaacaactctgttaccgtcgaaattcgcaaaggtatgtacggccttccccaGGCCGGCATTCTAGCTCATGACCGCCTAGTTGAACACCTTGCTTGCCACGGCTACGTCAAAACCAAGCATACCGCCGGCCTTTTTCGACACGTCACACGCCCGATTCAATTTACCCTAGTTGTCGACAACTTTGGCATAAAATACACCGGCACCGAAAACGCTCAGCACCTCATCGACACTTTGCAAGCACTCTACACTATCACAATTGATTGGGACGGTACGCGTTACCTAGGTCTTACACTTGCTTGGGATTATGAGCAACGCACcctcgacatgtccatgccagactacatcgaccaagccctaacccgcttcCAACGCTCGCCACCTACCAAGCCGCAACATGCGCCTCACCCTTGGACCCCACCAACTTATGGCGTTGCAACCCAACTCACACCAGTCCCTGATACCACTGCCCCTCTCAATGcgtccgacaagacccacctaCAAaaaatcatcggaaccctactttattatgctagggctgtcgactcgaccattctcgtcGCCCTCGGCACCCTTGCATCGGCCcagtcaactgcaacccaaTCGACCCTTCACGCCgccgaacatttacttgactactgtgccactcacccacaTGCTACGGTACGTTTTCAGGCTAGcaacatgtgtttacacattcatagtgacgcttcctacctttccgagtcgaaagcccgttctcgtgctgcaggtcattttttcctcagcagtcgaccccggaatcccaatgctgctcccgctccgactgaTCCGGACCCTCCCAATAATGGCGGCATTCATAcgcatagctccatcatgtccattgttgtttcgtcagccaccgaagcagaacttggtgccctcttttacaacgccaaggacgctaccgctttccgggtcactctcgacgaacttggccaCATTCAGCCGCCTACACCAATTCAGACCGACAACGCCTGTGCCTCCGgtattgccaacgaaaccatcaaacAACGCCGTTCTAATGCCATCaacatgcgtttctactgggttaaagaccgcgtcgagcaaaaacagtttattatttactggcgacccggactcacgaatttggccgattatttctccaagcatcattctcccgcccatcatcgcaaaatgcgctcgcactaccttCTCAAACAGTCACCAACCAATGACAAcgcaacttctcatttgcagcgagggtgtgttgatcaaactcctggtaaggacaacatctcaccagaagttcaatcgcctactgctaaaagacaagtcgcttccgtcccacacacaacgaatcacagccccacagtccctacgaatatccaagagtacaatgtagactcatgatcttcgtagttcatcgttttcctcaactgtgatcttcatcgtcgttttgtgttcttcaatactttttcttctctcaagtcacggtcgtttcaaaatctaagtgtaaatccttcactaaatttaACAAGGATTGAAATTCCTGTTCAAAAGTtcagccagtccaagctttcaaaCGGCACTTAGAAAAATCTGTCTGGCGCGCAAGAAGGAACACTCATTAAAAAATATGAAATGTCTTCTCTGTTATTTcggaggaaattcactaaatgggatggaaaaaggtgaaaactcccttaaaggggacagaacgtgttcactctaagtagcatcatttggagctcaaacattgttatgtattcaaactatttaaagtaaacaacaaaattttaaccttgatgccgacgtttcccgccacgatGTTTATCGCATGGTCtccgatgagagtgagatatgcgatcgtactcgtcttcgtcgttggtaaaAAGTGCCACCCACCGCTTGGGATGCTGAACAATCAACGTACCTCGcattcggacgacggcgcgattgctggagatcgaacgacgttgtggcggtcgtcgaagactcggaggggtcgacgatcccttccaaaattcgatggggatcgtacaaataaaacgtaacctcggcattgacgtgtgcccgtgaatgcttgtcatgttggGGCTGCTTTCTCATCCAACACGCAGACTGTCTGCGGAGCAAAGTGCATCTGACCAGTGCCGTGAACGTCAACGTTGGGGGGATGAGGGGTGGCTCTTCGGAAACGCGACGGGAGGTGGACGAAACCCGGCGTAACGGGTCATCGGTGATTTATAGTCTACCGCAACGTGTGGAGGGTGGGGTGCCACCCTGGGATGCCCATCGGCTATCATCATGCTCAGAGTGCATTGTTTGGAAAGCCCTACAATGAAAACGTTTCCGTTACGACTCCTTCGACGGTCCAGGACCAACTAATCCAGAGAGTCGCTGCCGTTGCAGCCTTCCAGATTGTCGCCCGAAGTCCCCAACGAGGTTTGCTACCGTAACAAACGTGAATTTCTTTGCGATGACAGGTGGGTTGCCCTGTtctcactctcatcggaGACCATGCGATAAACatcgtggcgggaaacgtcggcatcaaggttaaaattttgttgtttcgtttaaatagtttgaatacataacaatgtttgagctccaaatgatgctacttagagtgaacacgttctgtcccctttaagggagttttcacctttttccatcccctttagtgaatttcctcgtTATTTCGATTAAATTAGTCAAATGAGGCACGCCCTGGTAAGTTCTAGTACGCGTGGCAATGTATCCAACGGCAGACAGATACATATAAAAAATCAATTCCTTAACTACAAGCAAAATTATCATGATGCAATCCGTCATCTCTGGAAAGAAATCGGTACTAACCAAGGTACGAACCCAAAAAGTATGCTCTCATCCAAATAGTAAATCTATAAAATTTGGATCCGGAATATAGATAAATCCTTATTCTCCGAACTTCAAACAGCAAGTAGATGCGCATCAATTTTCAAATCCACGGAAGACACTCTCCAGGCAGGTCTTAACGTAAGTACTTCCCTTGTGTTACTTGAACGCCATTCAGATTCGCATCTCGCGGTCGTAGCGCCACCTCCGTTAGACTTAATATTGTTGTCTGCTACTGACCATAAACCGAGGGAGCAGAAAAGTAAGAAAAAGCTGTTTGTTGTTCCGCTTATAAAACTCCCCTGCTTT is drawn from Phaeodactylum tricornutum CCAP 1055/1 chromosome 25, whole genome shotgun sequence and contains these coding sequences:
- a CDS encoding predicted protein, which gives rise to MSTSPQFNLSAFPHKVLDPIATLTSPPTCASIKLAQRQLSANAAAIPSLNGGGAHGHMALTLTPAAYSDLTDVPFVIPVAPPADPVPGTIQPQIAENNRIHQRDIAVHSLYVAVNNALRQQLLDAIPRVYVREIEHEIYAYSHITCLDLLTHLWTTYGTISATDLKENIQSMYKPWNPADPIETVFHQLADAIRVLHCRRQSHHRNGCRASRLQRLRTLRGSLGYANLLSATPSVSPPPPSDALSLPFSALSVSHASVATPAKTYCWTHGTSNNRRHTSATCQNKAPGHRDDATATNTLGGSTKVWMAPKPPK
- a CDS encoding predicted protein, giving the protein MESQSERSRRLRQATGTPPSISALTKEHSRIGVRRSKNTGSSPSAWIFMLCFGGCLILLLHSTQQLPSSSTYYEPLESMLPSLQSTVGWDEQNPLAIPKGQAPILPSLRTNGVDNQRKGYGGHGDQKHLGGFTEYDGMGVSPHTWKHMIQDYGVHSLLDVGCGRGTSTAWFLMHGVDVLCVEGSHDAIERSVLPDPATLVVEHDFSRGPWWPAKTYDAAWAVEFLEHVNVQYHFNYVTAFRKAALIFVSTSQWGGWHHVEVHGDEWWIRKYEAYGFKYDASLTTQVRKWAREEKSWANNTGPDGKPHNAQHIWLSMKVFVNPIVAALPQHAHLFPEDGCFLRRGDDGEILHKECGTGKDAGLETPLAQGFRPLALNPAMDQRWLRHIQKHASRLHEGKEKDEASPDDDETSAIQSEPTRPADLLRKIDEKNITDILPLHVVAWPYLEHGIRTAEHQHIEENGISESSYLRLSEDMLDFHPNVVWLGDIGWGFPWKEWCQEYTKHIKKAKNMRREKGLPEQWPIFIAAFTDGPSLPRCQNVEAEVGKANVRYTSRSIVHNRRWNEAKKWVETGEKLNMMKSGIIYRHTPLVVRTDTVKFLEEALRKRNMTLADPIERLQRDVDVAHYWPHQRDLDKVGTVGSLLRQEISKLLFAFGKNTNFNVFVGLKGEAVRKGRRGVASDYIESLLETKIVVVSQRDRWEDHYRLMEALVGGALVLTDRVLGMPAGLENGTSVVEYESADSLLSLIQYYLTHTEERLSIARKGREAAMKKHRTWHRIEEIIFGESLSDCRFQGLDSPCPYVVHGVESKR